TGCTTGTAAagcaaacaatttcaaaacGATGTTAATGGAGAGAAGAGGAAGTGGACACAATAATATCGCAATATGTTTTGAGACGATTATTTTTGGCACGGTCTTGGTTATTAATTTTGCGATCATTCCATCTTGCTTGAATTATGCATGTAATGTCGGCGAAATAGACCGTAGTGGCAAGGGTGCctaggaagaaaaaattgggAAGGACATCTTTTCTGTTGTATGCTTAAGCTTTCGACAACACCGCAAATAACCTAATTTCACAATATTCGGCAACTTAAGCCCAAACGAAGGTAACTGCAAAGAGAACATCAAatcaaaaatttgcatatttcatgAACAAAAGCAATAGTTTCTGCCCGTGTCACACGCACGTTTTTCAATTTGGttcatttctttgctgttCTCTATGAAACAAAGACGTGAAATATTCAAATCTTTTGCGGCGCAGGTCTAAAAATGACTCTTAAAAATTTATCTTTTCTCCCTACATTTCAATTCCGTTCGTTCCAGTTTAATGTTTTAGTAGACATTTAAGAatcttttattgttattacgtAACCTGAACTAGAGCATTCCACTGGATCGATGGGTGAGCTTAAAGTCTATACGCATACGCATTCTTTGGATTTAGTAACAGTCTACGAACTCAgcattttcctcttctttgcTGTATTCATGTATGGTCGAAGCCTCCATTCCGTATCTGCTTCATTTTGATCGATTGTTCCAAGCTTTATTTGGTAAACTGTTGAAGGAATTAGATCTTGTTACCAGAGTAAATTTAGTGTCCAACTAGATCAAGACGAGAGGCCGTTTCATCTTGTCAATTTTGACCCACCTTTTCACTTCACAGTGTGCCATTTTGTCTCTTTACTGGCTTCATTGTTTCTCTTCCATGATCATGGAGTTAACAGAAGTTTAACATATCCGACGCTGTTATCCATCCCAAGAGCCAATTAGACTTCTTGTAAAGAAAGTTTAGACATGTGTATCCAGGACAAGTTCGTTTTTCGTTTTGaagggaaaaccagagtaccaGGCCCCAGCTGATAAACAGGTGAATAGACTGGACAACCCACTAACTGATCGAATTATCCAGTGGGTAGAGTACcgctatccaccctttgaacaactggagcctgGAGAATAGCTTCACGTAGAAAATTCGAGAAGCAAAAACCTCAACCTCCACATGGCGTCGAGGCATCAAACGAACCCAGGCCAGTCTGGTGGAAAGCAGGCACTCCCACTACAGCGCCAATCTTTGCATGCAAATTTTAGAGGCAATTTGTCGAGTATGTGAATGGGAatgaaactaacctttcatttcaaatctCGGTCCCACTTCTGTCAATTCAATCTGACCATCTACTTTCTTGTACGTGTGGTGCCTGTGATGAAATGACAGAAAATACCGGTTCCACTTTACTTCACTTCGCTTTCAGACCCAGCGCTAGCACACCGCAAAATAACGGACTTCTaactgtatttctttttttgtggtCTTATTCGCTAAGACTTAAAATACCAGCAAGAGGTCGCctttgaatggttttgctAGAAGGGATTTGTAGCGAATGAGATAAATGATAAAAAGTTTTGATGGAGGAGGACAACAGAGTACCCAGGGGTAGTCAGCGAGTCAGGTTGACATCGATTGAGTGTAGAGGAGGGAGGGGTGACAGATAACGACAAAACACGACATTGCTACTTGATcaggtcatttgaaaaaattaagcCTGATCTACTAACCTGAAGGAAATGTAGTCGTCCTGGTTTGCGAATGTCACGACTCTTTTACTGTCATCTTTAGGAACTGGGTACAAATATTTTAAGATGCTTTTAacctgtttgaaaaaaaaaaacgaaataacGAAAAGCATGAATGAGAAGTTGGGAATAAACGGAAGAGATAGCTGTTATTTCAGCTGGGCGTGGAGACGGAGCTTAACACACGAAAAAAATGGCCCATAGGCCGTATTCGTAAATGGCGGCCAAGAAATtattcctttgtctttgtgttAACCGTCCCCACCAGCCTCacttcaaagcaaaaattctttggaatttttttcgtgcaaaatgatcagttaGGATGATTAgtgtaaaaacaaaagaataattagtTCGCCGCtatttatgaatacggtctattCTCCTTGTTCATGAATCAAAACAGCTCATAATTGCGATGACAGCTATTATGAAGTTACACGTGGCGAGGCAGCAAGTAAATTGAACGGGacagtgtgtcactgatgacTTAGTCAGCGAGCACGGTTCCGTGATTGACGGGACATCCTTTGCACGCCAAGCCTGCAAGTGGGACCTCTGCGGGTTAAATTGGACATGCTAACCGggctggcgtagtggtgagagcactcgcctcccaccgaTATGGGCCGGGTTCGATTCTGAGCACGGACCATATGTGGgctaagtttgttgttggttctttctatgctccgagaggtttttccccggatactccggttttcccctctcctcaaaaaccagcacttctaaattccaattcgaccCGGAATGCTTTAACGCATAACACATGAGCCTCTGGCTCGGGAGACTGGGTAACCACTCCTCGCGTTATTGAGCATAAacaacttgatttgatttgattcatCCTTTGTCAGAGAAAATAGCAGTATAAAATCCAATTGAGGCCTTACACTACTGTAAAATAGATGTTAAAATGGTTAAAAACGTTTAGAATCCGAGCTTTCGCCGATCcacggcatcatcagggataagaaaaatatattccgcGTAGGGCTTATATACAAATGTAGAGTGAAAATGTGTGAAAAGCGGGAGAATGTGGGGGTAAAATGCCTAAGATAAATAAGGAGGAAATAGAGAAAATAGCGCTGAGCGAATTCGCTTTTACGAGGTGCTACCGCTCGAAAAACGTCAGCTTTGCAAACTTTTCTTGAAGGTAATTCGACCCTTGTGAACTACTTTGATACCAGAACTTTGTAGTAACATGTACTTCGCCTGTACTTCCCGTCTTGACATAAACGATGTCAATgtcgagaaaaaaaagaaaggccaCATTCTACTGTTggaaaatagaccattttacagtttcttgcttagttgcctggcccttgaatgaaagtgaggctggaggtgacttTGTTCTGAAAGAAACCTCCCTGcctttctcatgttaatgattcTGTTCTCGTGCTAATTAGttggaatttgcatatgaaaagaaGTGGtctctatcaaaacaaggtcaactccagcctcactttcattcaaagaacaggcaactaagcacacaactgtaaaatggtctattagcGTCTTCTTTCCTTCTCCCCAACTCAATAATGTGATAATCTTGGCCCACAGagtaaaagtaacaaaaagTAATTCCAGAAAAAAACTGCCCACCCTTTCTCCGAGTTTTGAAGTAAAGTTGTGAAACACTAAATGAGGATAAGCTTCAGACATTGTTCCTATGTCAGGGACATCATGTCGCATCACTGTGTTGGAGAGTGTGAAGTACGCCGTTGGGCCAAAAGGAAGGTGACAAATAACCAAGCCATCtgaaaaggaaatataaaaaaacTTAGAACTTGTGAATTGATGATAAGCGACAACTTTCATAAGCAGTTTTaatgagataaaaatatgaCCGATAAGTGTGGACACTTCAAAGAAGGGAACACATTCTTGGAAATGTTTGTAGTTTCCCAAAACAGCACTTTTCCAACCATTTTCAGTTGAAACATCTTATAGTATCGCGTCTCGAAGGAAAATCCGTTTCCATTTAACAAATatattccatgttgccgtgcgtctgttcagtaatagatcacagatgacttcaaaatgtgataagaataaaaaagtggcacacgaggcgcagccgagtgtgtcactgatgttcttaccacattttgacgtcctctgtgatctattagggaacagacgcacggcaacatggaatctatttgttttatatagtaaaaaattaaaacatacggaaaaaatgcctttttatttcaaatttcgccactttgtcggacacgaaaatagcactgacgtgatcttatgtctatacaaaatgaggcgaactgattggttgctatgcttagcaaagaattgtgattggttttacAATAGCCTTCAAGTCAACAACGGGTGGCATTCCATTTGCAACCATTTGTGAAGCTTTTCAATGGATGAGGGTCCAATTACCACCGTATGTAAATAAAAGAGCTCCAAAAAGGAGTtaacaaaaggaaacagaGCCCTAAGGAGTATCCATGACACTGTAGTGCTATACTCTTCTcctcatcattattattatttttattattcttattcttattattattcttattatttttattattattattattattattatacaagCCAAACAAGAAGAAGTTTCTCCCATAATCATAATgattatttaatattattattattattattattattattattattattattattatcaacatTATCATTGTGCCTTCCAAACCTGGTTCTCCTCTGTGTTCATGTACAAGAATCAAATCAGTGACTTCATTAGCTCGACAGGCTTGAACTAGCTGACCCATGACAAAGCTTCCACGGTTCAGACGTTGACTGTTGGGAAAGATCAGCCGCAACTCCTTTAATGTGAATCAAAAACTTCAATGAGATAACAGCGCAGCAAAAGGCAAGTTTAAATGAGTAGCTATTGTTGGACAAGAAGAGTCCGTCACTGACAAGATGGTGatttaacaaaacaagacTGAGGCTGTGATGAAGACACACCACACAGTTGTGATACGTCACAGAATACCACATTGTTACACAGCATAGAGTATACAGCAAGCTGAATTACCATGAAGTTACTAAGAttccctttttgctcaaaaaGATAACCATGAGCGAATTTTTGCCAATTGCTGGCAAATGAATGAACAGAACTGTTCAATCAATACTCCCTTATCAGACAGCCACCAGTTTGGATTTGAAAACAAGACTGGACAGGCATAAACAAGGTATTTGTGTCTCTACTGAAGATGCTGTGCCCTTGTTTCTATTTATCACTTGGGAAATTAAAGTCAGAGAGATCTTTACCACTATCATACCATTATTTTGTTCCTGTTACAGGCTGCGAGGTACACAACAGTGATCATTCACAATCTTGGCAATTTTGATACCTgtccagcctcattttcaatCCAAAATGGTGGCTGCATGATAAGGGAGTATGCTAACTCTGTCAGTTACTGTAAACTTACACTGGCCTAGTAGAACAATTGAATAGAAATATTGCAGATCAACTCCAAAGTTGCCGTTgaattttttaagtttgcgtGCACAATCATTCAATAATTTCAACCTGCAGACATTGCAATGGCTTAAATTGCCACTAACCAAGTTACAGTTTTAGATATACAGTACCGCTCGAAACTATGGAACCATGTGCACGCGGTAAAACCTCGTCTTTGCCGAACGTGTTTACCGCGTAATCTAGATTATTTCACAATCAAAGTGGCCAAAACACAATTCTGGAGGAAAAGAAATTCACATTCTGAACACTGACAACTGAAATAGTTTCACTTCATAATGGACcagcaagaaaaataaatgatgTTATGCCATGTTATCCACAAGATCTTAAAGGTAtgcagggcacgaaattgcgcctaatacagtcgccaatgcgactaaaattatcgtgctggcgaccaagattcaaaagttagtcgccaagttggcgaccagaaccctttgagttttgtatatcttacatttatgttttttgcaactaaatgaagctttaaagtagatgaatcggcgcgaacgataaggtctgttaagcaaaatcgtcacgaatgctatgaagcgaacatgtcaacatccgccatcttggattttccaaatgttactttgtatattgtgaagtgaaatgtcctttttggttgcgcagacacttcacttcaagggtaggaaaacccttccatttgacGCTACTGTATGATGCGTTTTTTCagctatcttttttttttttaatggctcctaacattttggccttggcgaccactttggaaaatttaggagccagatggctccttgccaaagaagttaatttcgtgccctggTATGTAAGATCAACTCAGTACTATTAAGGAGCATTCTGGAAACATGAACAACTCATACTGTCTCTGCATTTATCTACTTGGGTTAACATCCACAATCGCCTCTGAACAAAAGTGAAGATTCTCACTACTACTTCCCAACCTTGTTTctcttcttccttccaatgaGGTCAACTATTTTTACTTACATGAATAGGCACCATACCTTAGCAAACTGTTTTAGCCGTGAGCTTGGATCATGAGAGGTTGTGATCATAACCTTTGGATCCTGCACACCTGCCCAAGCATACTCATCATCTTGATGTTGTCTTATCTCTGAAAATGATGCACGCCAAATATTAACTTTCTGCACATAAGTGGGTTTGCttagaggaagaaaaaaaagataagaaGACGCTGAACATTAGGGTGTTAGAGTGAAATCTTTGAATGTCTGGGCCTCAGActaaattttcaaaagcaCAAACTCTTCATTCAAGTCTTGAGCAAAACATAAGCTCTAACAATGATTATCTTTATTTGCAAAACTTGAAATGAAACCAAATTAATCCTCAGTGCACTGTATCTGTAAAGAACCAGCCCTCATTGCCCCTATGTCCAGGAAcagaaaccaacacacactagattaaaaaataatgcCAAGCAGCTGCCAACCTTCATCTCAGAAATACCATATGTACTCATTTTGCACacagaaaatatttcatgaGTGAACACAGTGAagaagtgaaatatttttcaacgcttcaagagaaatttcatatcTCCAAGTGAtcatgtaatttttttc
This portion of the Acropora palmata chromosome 13, jaAcrPala1.3, whole genome shotgun sequence genome encodes:
- the LOC141863807 gene encoding U3 small nucleolar ribonucleoprotein IMP4-like, which produces MLRRQARLRREYLYRKSLEEKERTIYERKKKLKAALEEGKSIPTELRKDEAELRKAIEFDDEKHEQIRQHQDDEYAWAGVQDPKVMITTSHDPSSRLKQFAKELRLIFPNSQRLNRGSFVMGQLVQACRANEVTDLILVHEHRGEPDGLVICHLPFGPTAYFTLSNTVMRHDVPDIGTMSEAYPHLVFHNFTSKLGERVKSILKYLYPVPKDDSKRVVTFANQDDYISFRHHTYKKVDGQIELTEVGPRFEMKVYQIKLGTIDQNEADTEWRLRPYMNTAKKRKMLSS